DNA sequence from the Actinomycetota bacterium genome:
CAGGCTCCGGCGCGGACGAACAAAGGGATCTCCTCAAGCGGGGCATCGACGGTGATGACTTGGCCGCCGCTGATGGGTTCCGCTCCGGGGACCACATCGAAACGCCCGGTCGACTCGTCGTAGGCCACGGCGTCCCAGAAGTTCAGCCATTCGCCCGGGGGGAGGTACAGCGTTCGAGTCGTCGCGCCCTCGGTGATAACCGGCGCGACGAGCAGGTCGGGGCCGAAGAGGAACTCGTACTCCGCCTCTGCCGAGTACACGGCCGGGTCGTTCGGATAGGCGAGCGCGAGGTGCCGGGTGATCGGCATCCCCGTGTCCCGGTATTCCTGAGCGGCGGACCAGATGTACGGGAAGAGCTGCGTCCGGAGCTTGGCGAACTTCCGCCAGATCGGGCGGACGGCGTCGTCCCACACTTGCGCCCGGACCGAATCGTCGAATGGGCGCGGGTAACCGTTCGCTTGCGTGCGCATGATGCCGTTGAACGCTCCGAACTGGAGCCACCGGATCAAGAGATCCTCGCCGGTCTGGCCCTCGGTGAACAACGCGTGGAACCCTCCGATGTCGGTTCCCCAGTAGCCGATCCCCGACAGCCCCATGGATAGCGCCTGGCTGACGGCCGCACCGAGGCCGTCTGCCTTCGACCAATCCGTCGTCGGATCGCCGCCCCACACGACCCGGGCGTACGGCGCCGTTCCCGTGTAGCCGCAGCGCACGAACTGCGCGAAGTCGACGCCGCGCGCGACGCTCGTCAGCTCGTGGCTCGCGCGGTGATAGAGCGAGCAGTACTCGTTGTGCGCGGCGAGCCCGCTCCGCCCGTCGTCCATCACGGCGTCGGGCGGGACGTACTCGCCGAAGTCCTCCATCCACCCGTCGTACCCGTCCTCCAGCGCGTCCGAGATCAACCCCTGCCACCACACCGTCGCCTCCGGGTTCGTGAAGTCGACGACGGCCGACCACGGCGACTCCGGGTTGGCGTTCTGCGCGAGGTAGGGAACCGGATACGTGGTTCCCAGCGCAGTCTTCACGAAGTAGCCGTTGCGGTCTCCCTCGCGGTACGCGCCACCGGGATGGTTCTGGCAGACGAACGAGTTCACGTACGTGGTGATCATGTATCCCTGCGCGTGGTACGCGTCGACCTGGTCGCGCTGCGCCTGCCGGTCGGCGAGATGGGCTCCGCACGGGAGGTAGTGCGTGTAGGTCTGAGCGACCGTTACCGGCACGTCCCATGAGCGCCAGCCGGGGATCAGCTGCTCGCGGAGCTCGGCCGGCCCGGTGGGTTGGTACCACGGGCCGAAGAACCATGGGGCCGGATCGGGCTGCAAGCCGGTGGCGGCGCCGAACCTCCGCAGCGCGTTGACCGGCGTCGGCCCTGCAAAGACGCGGTAGCGGAAGGCCGGATCTTGGGTCTCGACGTTCCACGCGTCCGGCCGGTCCGTGCCGAGCCGGAAGCGATTCGGGTAGGTGGAGTCGAGAAGGAACCCGTACCCGCGGCTCGACACAAGCCACGGCATCGAGAAATTCGTCCCGGGGATCGGCGGCGGTCCCTGCCACCGCTCGCCGACGATCGGGTCGAGCTGCTCGTGGAACGCGCCGGCGGAGAACGGTCCCTCCTCGTTCCACGACTCCACCTCGCGGCCGGTCTGATCGGCTCCGTCGGAACGTTCGCCGAAGCCGAGGAACCGCTCGCCGGGTTCGGACGCGAACGACCAGCCGGTCGCCGACACCCCGGTCGTCCGGTCGAGCGTCGCGGCGACGGAGACGACCCCTTCTGCGTCCGGAGCCACGACGACCCGGAACCTGCGTCCGAGCGGGTCGTCCGTTTCTACGTCCAGCGTCAACGCGCCCGCGTCGAACTGAGAGCTCGTCACTTTGGTTGCGTGGAACCAGCGCAGCGGCACCACAGCGAAAACGCCGTAGCCGATCTCGGGCGGTTGCACCTGGGCGCGCACGTCGACCGCGAACGCAAGCGTCCCGTATCGAGCCGACGGATCGGTGGGGGAGGGCGAGCTCGCGGCGAGCCCGTCGAGCGCCGGGCCTCCTCCGGCCTGTTGGAACGAGATCCTGAACGGATCCAGCCCGACCACGGCCGTCATCGAGCCGGCCTCCACGACGAGCTCCGAGGGCGGGCTCGCTTTCACCGGCGCCGTCGCCGCCGCTCCGGCGAGGATCAGTGCGGCAACCGTGTGTCGGGAAGGCATGGGCTCGGGCTTCGACGCAGCAGCGGGCGAATCCTGCGGTCAGCCCCCCGGCGTCACCTCGATGGTCGCTTCCCGCACGCGCAGCCGAAGGAGCAGGAAGCCGGCCGCCGAGACCGCGGCCGACACGGCGAACGTACCTCGGTAGCCGATCGTGTGCGCCACCGGTCCGAGTGAGATCGCGCCCAGACCGAACGCCAGGTCGAAGAACGCGGAGTAGGTCCCGACGACGGCCCCGCGTTCCGAGGCAGGAGCGCCTCGTACCGCGAGCGTCATGAGAGCCGGGAACCCGAACGCCTGACCGATGCCGAACACGAACGCCCCGACGTAGAGCCCGGCCGGTGAGCCCCACGCGCTCATCACGATCATCCCGGCGGCGACGGTCGTCGTCGCGATCGTCGCGGCGCGCTTGGGCCCGAGGGCGTCGGGGATGCGCGCACCGAAGAAGCGGATGAGCAGGATCGTGAACGAGTAGGTGAAGAAGACGAAGCGCGATCCGTCCATCCCGAGCTCGAGGGCGTACAGGGAGACGAACGAGCTGAACGCGGCGAACGCCCAAACGGTCGAGGCCAGCACCAATCCCGGGAGAAGAGCGGCAGGGTGGACGAGCCTGGCGGACGCGGCGGTCGCAGCCCCTTCCGGACGCGCGTCTCGCACGCGAAGGGCGAGGAGCGACGCAACGAAGCCGAACGCGGCAGCGAGGGACCACACCAGGCCGAAGCGGCTTCCGTCGAGGAGGGTTTCGCCGAGGATCGGGCCGAACGAGATCCCAGCGTAGAGCGATAGCGTGAAGTAGGACACGGCCTCCCCGCGCCGCTCTTCCGGCGCGAGGTCGTTGATCGCGCTCGCGGCCCCGACGAAGAACATCGCTTCCCCGACGCCGGCGATCAGCCGGAACACCAAGAGGACCGCGATCGAATCGGCGAGGTGGTACGCGAGAACCGAGGCGGCCACGATGGCCGATCCCCCCACGATCAAGGGGCGGCGCGCGGGCGGGTCCCGGGGGGGGCCGACGAAAGGACGCATCAGCACTGCGGTCAAGCTGAAGATCCCCGCGGTCACCCCGACGGCGACGTCGCTGCCCCCGAGCGGACCTTCCACGAAGCGGGGCACGACGGGCAGCAGCATCCCCACGCAGAGGAAGTATCCGAGCGTCGAGAGCAGGACGAGCAGGAAGGGCCGGGTGACGAGTGTCTTCCGCCGCGCGCGCGCATCCCCCGAGGTCACGGGCGGGACTGTACGCAAGGCATGCGCGCTGTGCGAAACTGCTGTTCCAGGGCCATGGAAGGGTGATCGCCGTGCCGTCGAAGAAGAAGACCACCACCGGCAGGAAGAAGACGCCTCCGGGGAAGACGAAAACCCGCAAGTGGGTCTACGACTTCTCCGCGGGCAACAAGAACCTCAAGGATCTCCTCGGAGGGAAGGGCGCCAACCTCGCCGAGATGACGCGGCTTGGGCTGCCCGTGCCGCCGGGCTTCACGATCACCACGGAGGCCTGCAACGCCTACCGCAAGGGCGGCCGGACGTTCCCGCCGGGACTCACCGACCAGATCGCCAAACAGCTCCGCAAGCTCGAGGACCGGATGAGGCGCCGCCTCGGCGACCCGCACGACCCACTGCTGGTGTCGGTCCGCTCCGGAGCCAAGTTCTCGATGCCGGGGATGATGGACACGGTCCTAAACGTCGGGCTCAACGACGAGAGCGTCGAAGGGCTCGCCAAGCAGACCGGCGACGACCGGTTCGCGTGGGACTCGTACCGGCGGCTGTGCCAGATGTTCGGCAAGACCGTGATGGACGTCGACGGCGAGCGTTTCGAGCACGCGCTCGAGGAGGCCAAGCGCGCCGCCGGCACGCGGGAGGACACCGGCTTGAGCGCGGATCATCTCCGCGACCTGGTGACCGAGTTCCGCTCCATCATCCGCAAGGAGACCGGCCGCGAGTTCCCGCAGGATCCGATCGAGCAGTTGCATATGGCCGTTGAGGCGGTCTTCGGCTCGTGGGACAACAAGCGCGCCCAGGACTACCGCCGCAAGAACAAGATCTCCGACGACCTGGGGACGGCCGTGAACATCCAGACGATGGTGTTCGGGAACCGCGGCGAGGATTCGGGAACGGGCGTGGTGTTCACGCGCGACCCCGCGACCGGCGAGAAGGTCCCCACCGGTGACTACCTGTCGAACGCGCAAGGCGAAGACGTCGTGGCCGGCATCCGCAACACGCTCCCGGTCGAGGAGATGGCGGAGATCCAGCCCAAGGCGTGGGGCGAGCTGGTGAAGAACCTCAA
Encoded proteins:
- a CDS encoding TIM-barrel domain-containing protein → MPSRHTVAALILAGAAATAPVKASPPSELVVEAGSMTAVVGLDPFRISFQQAGGGPALDGLAASSPSPTDPSARYGTLAFAVDVRAQVQPPEIGYGVFAVVPLRWFHATKVTSSQFDAGALTLDVETDDPLGRRFRVVVAPDAEGVVSVAATLDRTTGVSATGWSFASEPGERFLGFGERSDGADQTGREVESWNEEGPFSAGAFHEQLDPIVGERWQGPPPIPGTNFSMPWLVSSRGYGFLLDSTYPNRFRLGTDRPDAWNVETQDPAFRYRVFAGPTPVNALRRFGAATGLQPDPAPWFFGPWYQPTGPAELREQLIPGWRSWDVPVTVAQTYTHYLPCGAHLADRQAQRDQVDAYHAQGYMITTYVNSFVCQNHPGGAYREGDRNGYFVKTALGTTYPVPYLAQNANPESPWSAVVDFTNPEATVWWQGLISDALEDGYDGWMEDFGEYVPPDAVMDDGRSGLAAHNEYCSLYHRASHELTSVARGVDFAQFVRCGYTGTAPYARVVWGGDPTTDWSKADGLGAAVSQALSMGLSGIGYWGTDIGGFHALFTEGQTGEDLLIRWLQFGAFNGIMRTQANGYPRPFDDSVRAQVWDDAVRPIWRKFAKLRTQLFPYIWSAAQEYRDTGMPITRHLALAYPNDPAVYSAEAEYEFLFGPDLLVAPVITEGATTRTLYLPPGEWLNFWDAVAYDESTGRFDVVPGAEPISGGQVITVDAPLEEIPLFVRAGACLTLLPAEVDTLAEVGQAPGLVHLSEATGQERMLGFAASC
- a CDS encoding MFS transporter, with the translated sequence MTSGDARARRKTLVTRPFLLVLLSTLGYFLCVGMLLPVVPRFVEGPLGGSDVAVGVTAGIFSLTAVLMRPFVGPPRDPPARRPLIVGGSAIVAASVLAYHLADSIAVLLVFRLIAGVGEAMFFVGAASAINDLAPEERRGEAVSYFTLSLYAGISFGPILGETLLDGSRFGLVWSLAAAFGFVASLLALRVRDARPEGAATAASARLVHPAALLPGLVLASTVWAFAAFSSFVSLYALELGMDGSRFVFFTYSFTILLIRFFGARIPDALGPKRAATIATTTVAAGMIVMSAWGSPAGLYVGAFVFGIGQAFGFPALMTLAVRGAPASERGAVVGTYSAFFDLAFGLGAISLGPVAHTIGYRGTFAVSAAVSAAGFLLLRLRVREATIEVTPGG